A window of Oscillatoria nigro-viridis PCC 7112 contains these coding sequences:
- a CDS encoding transposase — protein MATPPLYRQLLGQLGQWIVPKDFRHLKNCAEIVAAILESESACASHWIPYLSHRDCQARSHMERLSYFMNNPAISAQVLYVPLIKQFLKEWTGQELILVIDTSMFWDTYCLIEVCVAWGGRSITLAQTVIKHGSSTISFEQYLPVLEAAKSRLPTDAKPTLLADRGFEHGELMRWLTAQQWNWGIRVKSHLQITLASGKTQSLKELFPPKDQVYLFSGVKVLGDVECNLGTANCRGVKEPWAVLTNTPLSLQTFQLYGKRFGGIEPRFKDYKSGTFDILRSKIRDAKALSNLLMMIEIAEILAIRLGLIVIKTRSRSKIDWHGERGLSLLQLGIRAMKSLCHQARLIPLLTPIPWVKIPPACASIKKLAKLERRIEFSKVMSFSY, from the coding sequence ATGGCTACACCCCCACTCTATCGTCAACTACTCGGACAACTTGGTCAATGGATTGTCCCCAAAGATTTTCGCCATCTGAAGAACTGTGCAGAGATTGTAGCAGCAATATTAGAATCGGAAAGTGCTTGCGCTTCCCACTGGATTCCTTACCTCAGCCATCGGGACTGCCAAGCCCGTAGCCATATGGAGCGACTTAGCTACTTCATGAATAATCCAGCAATTAGCGCTCAAGTGTTGTATGTGCCATTGATTAAACAATTTCTCAAAGAATGGACAGGGCAAGAACTAATTCTAGTCATAGATACCAGTATGTTTTGGGACACTTATTGCCTGATTGAAGTATGTGTGGCGTGGGGCGGTCGCTCTATCACTCTGGCTCAAACTGTGATTAAACATGGTAGTTCTACAATTAGTTTCGAGCAATATCTACCCGTGTTAGAAGCAGCTAAATCTCGACTACCAACAGACGCAAAGCCAACTTTACTGGCTGACAGAGGGTTTGAACATGGAGAGCTGATGCGGTGGCTCACAGCACAGCAGTGGAACTGGGGCATTAGAGTCAAATCTCATCTCCAAATCACCTTGGCGTCGGGCAAGACACAATCTTTAAAGGAACTATTTCCACCTAAAGACCAAGTGTATTTATTTTCAGGAGTTAAAGTGCTTGGTGATGTAGAGTGCAATTTAGGAACGGCTAACTGTCGTGGAGTGAAAGAACCTTGGGCCGTACTAACAAATACACCCTTATCACTACAAACATTCCAACTATATGGCAAAAGATTTGGCGGAATTGAACCTCGATTTAAAGATTATAAGTCGGGCACGTTTGATATCTTACGGTCGAAAATTAGGGACGCTAAAGCTTTGAGTAATTTATTAATGATGATAGAAATTGCTGAAATATTAGCAATTAGATTGGGATTAATAGTGATAAAAACAAGATCCAGAAGTAAGATAGATTGGCATGGTGAAAGAGGTTTAAGCCTTTTACAGCTTGGTATCAGAGCTATGAAAAGTTTATGTCATCAAGCTCGTTTAATTCCACTTCTCACGCCCATTCCTTGGGTGAAAATTCCTCCCGCTTGTGCTTCTATCAAAAAACTAGCGAAGTTAGAGCGGCGGATTGAATTTTCTAAAGTTATGTCATTTTCTTATTAA
- a CDS encoding DUF2808 domain-containing protein — translation MKKLISSGAAFALILASSISAAEATGIPGDSKSPHIVGGRSYPDYPTWRAFHDFDVHVEGEAISELSIQLPPVRVKGIEVSSQSGEKIEATTSVKGGKATVVFSKPVVAGTVLTISVLEVEASIYPSNYIYRVYAKKVGQSSDRKVGTANIQTLPRW, via the coding sequence GTGAAAAAATTAATTAGCAGTGGTGCAGCATTTGCCTTAATTCTTGCCTCTTCTATCTCCGCAGCAGAAGCAACAGGAATACCGGGAGATTCCAAATCTCCTCACATTGTCGGAGGCCGTTCCTATCCTGACTACCCAACTTGGAGAGCCTTCCACGATTTTGACGTTCACGTTGAAGGGGAAGCTATTTCAGAACTGTCAATTCAGTTGCCACCAGTGCGAGTCAAGGGTATTGAAGTAAGCAGTCAATCCGGTGAAAAAATTGAAGCAACAACTTCTGTTAAAGGTGGAAAAGCAACCGTAGTTTTCTCCAAACCTGTAGTTGCCGGCACTGTGCTGACAATTTCTGTGCTTGAGGTTGAGGCTTCAATCTACCCGAGTAATTATATCTACCGCGTTTATGCCAAGAAAGTGGGTCAGAGTTCAGACAGAAAAGTTGGTACGGCTAATATTCAAACTCTCCCGCGCTGGTAA
- a CDS encoding MIP/aquaporin family protein — protein sequence MFKSISKTVRSLFSPECSREALAEFLGTFTIVFAGTGAVMVNKISQGAITHLGVSFVFGAVVAAMIYATGHISSAHLNPAVTLAFWASGFFVSKRVLPYILAQCAGAIAASTLLLITLGKVANLGATVPLNGNWLQSLILETVLTFILMFVILGSGLDRRAPIGFAGIAIGLTVGLEAAFMGPITGASMNPARSFGPAIVGGIGQHQWVYWVAPILGAQLAVLVYRIISDGFRDIK from the coding sequence ATGTTCAAGTCAATTTCTAAAACAGTGAGAAGCTTGTTTTCACCGGAGTGCAGCAGAGAAGCGCTCGCCGAATTTCTGGGTACATTTACTATAGTTTTTGCAGGCACGGGCGCGGTGATGGTTAACAAAATTAGCCAGGGTGCTATTACTCATTTAGGCGTCAGTTTCGTCTTTGGAGCGGTTGTAGCCGCGATGATTTATGCTACTGGTCATATTAGCAGCGCCCACCTGAATCCTGCTGTAACATTAGCTTTCTGGGCTAGCGGCTTTTTTGTAAGCAAACGTGTTTTGCCTTATATTCTAGCGCAGTGTGCGGGCGCGATAGCAGCTTCCACACTGCTGCTAATTACTTTAGGAAAAGTGGCAAATCTCGGTGCAACTGTTCCTCTGAATGGTAACTGGTTACAGTCTTTAATTCTAGAAACAGTATTGACTTTTATCCTGATGTTTGTTATTTTAGGTTCAGGATTAGATAGGCGCGCTCCGATCGGTTTTGCCGGGATAGCAATTGGGTTAACTGTAGGGTTAGAAGCTGCATTTATGGGGCCGATTACCGGAGCGAGTATGAATCCGGCGCGGTCATTTGGCCCAGCAATTGTAGGAGGAATTGGGCAGCACCAGTGGGTTTATTGGGTTGCACCAATTTTAGGAGCGCAACTAGCTGTTTTGGTTTATCGGATAATATCCGACGGATTTCGCGATATCAAGTAA
- a CDS encoding PstS family phosphate ABC transporter substrate-binding protein — protein MNPAEKPKVSALSIIALTIGAIGLLSSCGQVQSPESQSIKIDGSSTVYPITDAMAKEYQNTNPKKASITVEFSGTGGGFKKFCAGETDISNASRPISPGEMEACNKAGIRYYELPVAFDALTVVVNPKNNWIKDITVEELKKIWEPAAQGKITRWNQIRRTWPNRPITLYGAGKDSGTFDYFTEATVGTAKASRTDYTASEDDTVLVQGVIKDENALGYFGFSYYEDNQSQLKAVGIDRGKRAVLPSRETVEKAQYNPLARPLFIYVNYNSAQNKIEVRNFVEFYMKKAPTLVSSVGYIPLPKEGYQLIYNHFYNGKVGTVFGGKAQLDLTIGELLRQQANF, from the coding sequence ATGAACCCAGCAGAAAAGCCCAAGGTTTCCGCACTAAGTATAATTGCTTTGACCATAGGTGCGATCGGGCTGCTCAGCTCCTGCGGACAAGTCCAGTCGCCAGAATCGCAAAGCATTAAAATTGACGGTTCCAGCACCGTGTATCCAATTACGGATGCGATGGCAAAAGAATATCAAAATACGAATCCCAAAAAAGCATCAATTACTGTTGAATTCTCCGGTACAGGTGGAGGATTTAAAAAGTTTTGTGCTGGCGAAACTGACATCAGCAACGCCTCGCGACCCATCAGCCCAGGGGAAATGGAAGCCTGCAACAAAGCTGGCATCCGCTACTACGAATTACCTGTCGCATTTGACGCGCTCACAGTAGTAGTCAATCCCAAAAATAACTGGATAAAAGACATTACTGTAGAGGAATTGAAAAAAATTTGGGAACCCGCCGCCCAAGGAAAAATTACCCGCTGGAATCAGATTCGACGCACTTGGCCGAATCGACCTATAACCCTCTACGGGGCAGGCAAAGATTCCGGTACATTTGACTACTTCACAGAGGCAACAGTAGGTACTGCGAAAGCCAGCCGTACCGACTATACAGCTAGTGAAGACGATACAGTTTTAGTGCAAGGGGTTATTAAAGACGAAAATGCTTTGGGTTACTTTGGATTTTCCTATTACGAAGACAACCAAAGTCAATTGAAAGCTGTAGGTATTGACAGAGGCAAAAGAGCAGTGTTGCCCTCCCGCGAAACTGTAGAAAAAGCTCAATATAACCCCCTTGCACGACCTCTATTTATCTATGTCAACTACAACTCTGCTCAAAATAAAATAGAAGTACGCAATTTTGTAGAATTCTACATGAAGAAAGCTCCGACCTTAGTTAGTTCTGTAGGTTATATTCCTTTACCAAAAGAAGGCTATCAACTAATTTATAACCACTTCTACAATGGCAAGGTGGGGACAGTTTTTGGTGGCAAAGCTCAGCTTGACTTGACTATTGGCGAGTTATTGCGACAGCAGGCCAATTTTTAG
- a CDS encoding DUF2808 domain-containing protein: protein MRTLIYAAVLALSATALVPAVHANTRTGAENFPHIDSSVQFPETKARIVRHTFRLKIPQGSRAISQLKISVPAGLIVRDDISISDHSGRKIDTNVSVNSNQVILTFSQPVSPGTTIKIAMNKVRISGVSTAWLYQVAAKFVGDDAEIPLGMARVRSYL from the coding sequence ATGAGAACACTAATTTACGCTGCTGTATTGGCTCTGTCAGCCACAGCTTTAGTTCCTGCTGTCCATGCGAACACCAGAACAGGTGCCGAAAATTTTCCTCATATTGATAGTTCAGTACAATTCCCTGAAACTAAGGCAAGAATTGTCAGGCACACTTTCCGGCTGAAGATTCCTCAAGGAAGTAGGGCTATTTCTCAATTAAAAATTAGCGTTCCTGCGGGATTAATTGTCAGGGATGATATCAGTATATCTGACCATTCAGGTCGGAAAATTGACACTAATGTTTCTGTCAACAGCAATCAAGTCATACTAACATTCTCCCAACCTGTCTCTCCCGGAACCACAATCAAAATTGCCATGAATAAAGTAAGAATCTCTGGAGTTTCTACCGCTTGGCTGTACCAGGTTGCTGCTAAATTCGTTGGCGACGATGCAGAGATCCCCCTCGGTATGGCACGGGTTCGCAGCTATCTATAA
- a CDS encoding ArsR/SmtB family transcription factor, whose amino-acid sequence MLKNSTAAPDRISQRQISEKLVSSGFHALSDPLRIQILELLREQELCVCELCDRLSVPQPKLSFHLKTLKDAALVRSRQESRWIYYSLNLAQFIALEQYLAEYRRFSQILPARPCSDAD is encoded by the coding sequence ATGCTTAAAAATTCTACGGCTGCGCCCGATCGCATTTCACAGCGACAGATTTCAGAAAAACTTGTCTCCTCCGGCTTTCATGCTCTTTCTGACCCCCTGCGGATTCAGATTTTGGAGTTGCTGCGAGAACAGGAGTTGTGCGTTTGCGAATTGTGCGATCGACTTTCTGTCCCTCAGCCTAAACTGTCTTTCCACCTCAAAACCTTGAAGGATGCAGCTTTAGTCCGCAGCCGCCAAGAAAGTCGCTGGATTTACTACAGCCTCAATTTAGCTCAGTTTATCGCCCTCGAACAGTACCTCGCCGAATACCGCCGCTTCAGCCAGATCCTACCGGCCCGCCCTTGTTCCGACGCAGATTAA
- the rppB gene encoding two-component system sensor histidine kinase RppB, whose translation MNQNKLFNRTRWKLAISYAAVMGLILSLLGFGVYRAIAHAHWVALDRELESVAGTLHDSLELKLQKPGRLEPIVNELLPNLRLIGVNGIKEQLPSRHILSAINQGYYYIRLFDYSGKLIAIAGAYSAELPPVFDSKRWQTITDAKGNVYHQISVELHTKSQQDWGYFQVGRSLQDFNDYLSTVKWVLKLGLPTALILVGFSSWLLAGLAMKPIYASYRRIQQFTADAAHELRTPLAASQATVESALLTSQLDEKEARETLRTIDRQNRRLTQLVADLLLLARMDNQPIPYHPQLCCLNDLVSDLVEELAAMAIAREVALTSELRVHQPLTIIGDSNQLYRLVSNLIVNAIQYTSPGGKVNIILEKSDHLVVIHVQDTGCGIAAEDQRQIFDRFYRVNSSRDRVTGGSGLGLAIAQAIALAHRGSLTVQSKLGTGSIFTLRFRERNAALVNDALNH comes from the coding sequence ATGAATCAAAATAAACTATTTAACCGGACTCGCTGGAAATTAGCCATTTCCTATGCAGCAGTAATGGGTTTGATTTTAAGCTTGTTGGGATTTGGCGTATATAGGGCGATCGCCCACGCTCACTGGGTAGCCCTAGACCGCGAATTAGAATCGGTAGCGGGGACGCTACACGACAGCCTAGAACTCAAATTGCAGAAGCCCGGACGCTTAGAGCCAATAGTAAACGAACTTTTGCCCAACCTCCGCCTAATTGGAGTTAACGGCATTAAAGAACAGTTGCCAAGCCGCCATATTTTAAGCGCTATCAACCAAGGCTATTACTATATTCGTTTGTTTGATTATTCCGGGAAATTGATTGCTATAGCAGGCGCTTATTCAGCCGAATTACCACCAGTGTTTGACTCCAAACGCTGGCAAACAATAACTGACGCCAAAGGCAACGTTTATCACCAAATTTCTGTAGAACTGCACACTAAAAGCCAGCAAGATTGGGGATATTTTCAAGTGGGGCGGAGCCTGCAAGACTTTAATGATTATCTCAGTACAGTGAAATGGGTTTTGAAATTAGGATTGCCTACAGCATTGATTTTGGTCGGGTTTTCTAGTTGGTTATTGGCAGGATTGGCAATGAAACCGATTTATGCTTCTTACCGACGAATTCAACAGTTTACAGCGGATGCTGCCCACGAATTACGAACGCCTTTAGCTGCTTCGCAGGCGACAGTAGAATCAGCGCTGTTGACGTCTCAATTGGATGAAAAAGAGGCGCGGGAAACTTTGCGGACGATCGATCGCCAAAACCGACGACTAACTCAGTTAGTGGCTGATTTGCTGCTGCTGGCTCGCATGGATAATCAACCGATACCCTATCACCCTCAATTGTGTTGTTTGAATGACCTGGTTAGCGATTTAGTCGAGGAATTGGCAGCAATGGCGATCGCAAGAGAGGTAGCGCTAACATCGGAATTGCGGGTGCATCAGCCATTGACTATTATCGGTGATTCTAACCAGCTTTACCGCTTAGTTTCTAATTTAATTGTCAATGCCATTCAATACACTTCACCTGGTGGCAAAGTAAATATTATTTTAGAGAAAAGTGACCATTTAGTTGTGATTCATGTTCAAGATACAGGGTGTGGGATTGCAGCAGAAGATCAAAGGCAAATTTTTGACCGTTTCTATCGAGTTAACAGTTCACGCGATCGCGTTACTGGCGGATCGGGATTGGGGTTGGCGATAGCGCAAGCTATAGCCTTAGCACATCGCGGTAGCCTGACTGTGCAGAGCAAATTGGGTACGGGTAGCATTTTCACACTGCGATTTCGAGAAAGAAATGCGGCGTTGGTGAATGATGCCCTGAATCATTGA
- the rppA gene encoding two-component system response regulator RppA has product MRVLLVEDEPDLGKAIDRTLKQEKYIVDWAQDGCEAWEYLESHWTQYNLAIFDWLLPGLSGLELLRRLRAKNSALPVLMLTAKDRMEDKVAGLDAGADDYLVKPFGMAELLARLRALQRRSPQIQPQQLQVGNLVLDCGNRTACHLERNGKNQIISLTNKEFQLLEYFMKHPNQIVTTDQIRNQLWEVSADTFSNVVAAQVRLLRRKLESVGGANLIETVHGVGYRMRN; this is encoded by the coding sequence ATGAGAGTTTTGCTAGTTGAAGATGAGCCAGATTTAGGAAAAGCGATCGATCGCACTTTGAAGCAAGAAAAATATATCGTTGACTGGGCCCAGGATGGCTGTGAAGCTTGGGAATACTTAGAAAGTCATTGGACTCAATATAACTTGGCTATTTTTGACTGGTTGCTTCCAGGATTGTCAGGGTTGGAACTGCTGCGAAGATTGCGCGCCAAAAATAGCGCATTGCCAGTCTTGATGCTGACAGCAAAAGACCGAATGGAAGATAAAGTGGCTGGACTCGATGCGGGGGCTGATGATTATTTAGTGAAGCCGTTCGGGATGGCGGAACTGTTAGCAAGATTGCGGGCTTTGCAAAGGCGATCGCCCCAAATTCAACCGCAACAGCTACAGGTAGGAAATCTCGTTCTCGACTGCGGAAATCGCACTGCTTGTCATCTCGAACGCAACGGCAAAAACCAGATAATTTCGCTGACCAACAAAGAATTTCAACTGTTAGAATATTTTATGAAACATCCGAACCAAATTGTCACCACCGACCAAATTCGGAATCAGCTATGGGAAGTTAGTGCAGATACCTTTAGCAATGTCGTAGCAGCTCAAGTGCGCTTGCTGCGGCGCAAACTTGAGTCGGTTGGCGGCGCGAATTTAATTGAAACTGTACACGGCGTAGGATACCGGATGAGAAATTAA
- the arsH gene encoding arsenical resistance protein ArsH, producing MTRFDHPPRILFLYGSLRERSYSRLLAEESARIIQDFGAEVRFFNPLELPIYGSVPDTHPKVQELRELSLSSEGQVWSSPEMHGNITGIIKNQIDWIPLSIGAVRPTQGRTLAVMQVSGGSQSFNAVNTLRMLGRWMRMFTIPNQSSVAKAYQEFNEDGTMKDSPYRDRAIDVMEELYKFTLLLREQTDYLTERYSERKEQAAKEAIAIANRALELPDA from the coding sequence ATGACTCGTTTTGACCATCCTCCTCGCATCCTGTTTTTGTATGGCTCTTTAAGAGAGCGTTCTTACAGTCGCTTGTTGGCAGAAGAATCTGCAAGAATTATTCAGGATTTCGGTGCTGAAGTTCGGTTTTTCAATCCTCTAGAATTGCCGATTTACGGTAGCGTTCCTGATACCCATCCCAAGGTTCAAGAATTGCGGGAATTGAGTTTGTCGTCGGAGGGTCAAGTGTGGTCTAGTCCAGAAATGCACGGCAATATTACGGGCATTATCAAAAATCAAATTGACTGGATTCCTTTAAGTATTGGGGCTGTCAGACCGACTCAAGGCCGAACTTTGGCGGTGATGCAAGTCAGCGGCGGTTCACAGTCTTTTAATGCTGTCAATACTTTGAGAATGTTGGGCCGCTGGATGCGGATGTTTACAATTCCGAATCAGTCTTCGGTTGCGAAGGCTTATCAGGAATTTAATGAAGATGGGACGATGAAGGATTCGCCTTATCGCGATCGCGCGATCGACGTAATGGAGGAACTGTACAAGTTTACCTTGCTGTTGCGGGAGCAAACCGACTATTTGACCGAACGCTACAGTGAACGCAAAGAACAAGCGGCCAAAGAGGCGATCGCAATAGCAAATCGCGCCCTTGAATTACCGGACGCTTAG
- a CDS encoding RNA-guided endonuclease InsQ/TnpB family protein: protein MLTNYAYKLRPNQTQSSKMSIWIDMLRSQYNWCLGDRICQYNQQFIQGDYCDIRAKGEASPLTCFVSKSGATGNPWKDSKLDKEGKAKNPRRSAGDIQITALPELKIARPWYSKIDSTVLQQNVKRLDIAYKNFFEGRGFPKFKNRSNFTSFTFAMGVKIKGNKIYLPKLGWMRFYNSRSIPSGFTIKACTVRKRQNGWYVSVRIEDKSVPEYSPKALGSNPKVIGCDLGIIKLVHLSDGHQIENPRFSTNKKAKRTLRIRQRRVNRKTKGSKNRKKAAIRVSRFHQKIGDKRQAHQWKTANKIVSRSIDVIALEDLNISGMMRRCKVKSDEETGRFLKNGQSRKKGLNRAIADAGWGDLGLKIEYLAVKQGKIVIKVNPKHSSQECRNCGHIDKSNRDGEKFICVECGYHEHADIGAAKTIRDRVLKMVRGDSAKPGARHLNAQKVSPRSQSKRGEFGNLSNRDIKTAMS from the coding sequence TTGCTAACAAACTATGCTTATAAGTTACGTCCCAATCAAACACAATCATCAAAAATGTCGATTTGGATAGATATGCTGCGAAGCCAGTATAATTGGTGCTTGGGTGACAGAATCTGTCAGTACAATCAGCAGTTTATCCAAGGCGATTACTGTGACATCAGAGCGAAAGGCGAAGCTTCACCATTGACCTGCTTCGTAAGCAAAAGTGGCGCAACTGGAAATCCTTGGAAAGACTCCAAGCTTGACAAAGAGGGTAAAGCTAAAAATCCTCGTCGAAGCGCTGGCGACATTCAAATAACAGCATTGCCTGAGTTAAAAATAGCTAGACCTTGGTATAGCAAAATCGACTCAACAGTCTTACAACAGAATGTTAAACGCTTAGACATTGCCTACAAAAACTTTTTTGAAGGTAGGGGATTTCCTAAATTCAAGAACCGCAGCAACTTCACATCCTTTACTTTCGCAATGGGAGTGAAAATCAAGGGTAATAAAATTTACCTACCCAAACTGGGATGGATGCGGTTTTACAACTCTCGCTCAATCCCAAGTGGTTTTACTATCAAGGCTTGCACGGTTAGAAAACGACAGAATGGCTGGTATGTTTCCGTCAGGATAGAGGATAAATCTGTACCCGAATACAGCCCCAAAGCTCTCGGTAGTAATCCCAAAGTAATCGGCTGCGACTTGGGAATCATTAAACTGGTTCATCTTTCTGATGGGCACCAAATTGAGAACCCTAGATTTTCAACCAACAAAAAAGCTAAACGCACTCTGAGAATCAGACAGAGACGGGTTAACCGCAAAACAAAAGGCAGTAAAAACCGCAAAAAAGCAGCTATCAGAGTTAGCAGGTTCCATCAAAAGATTGGTGATAAACGCCAAGCGCATCAATGGAAAACTGCAAATAAGATTGTATCTCGAAGCATTGATGTAATCGCCTTAGAAGATTTGAATATTTCTGGGATGATGCGCCGATGCAAGGTGAAAAGTGATGAGGAAACTGGGAGGTTTCTAAAAAATGGGCAATCCAGAAAAAAGGGATTGAATCGTGCTATCGCTGACGCAGGTTGGGGTGATTTGGGATTAAAGATTGAGTATCTAGCTGTGAAGCAAGGAAAAATCGTAATTAAAGTTAATCCTAAACACTCTAGCCAAGAATGCAGGAATTGCGGTCATATTGACAAATCCAACAGAGATGGAGAAAAGTTCATCTGTGTGGAATGTGGATATCACGAACACGCCGATATTGGCGCTGCAAAAACGATTAGAGATCGAGTTTTAAAAATGGTACGCGGGGACTCCGCGAAACCTGGTGCCCGGCACCTAAACGCCCAAAAGGTATCACCACGCTCGCAGAGCAAACGTGGTGAGTTTGGGAACCTGAGCAATCGGGATATTAAGACCGCAATGTCTTAA
- a CDS encoding transporter has product MFTEQTTERGSQFVATFDTGLKYLLTENIQLDAGVNIGLTQAADDIQPFMGVSVRF; this is encoded by the coding sequence TTGTTTACCGAGCAGACTACTGAGAGAGGTTCGCAGTTTGTTGCCACATTTGACACTGGTCTCAAGTATCTGCTGACAGAGAATATCCAACTGGATGCAGGTGTAAACATTGGGTTAACACAGGCTGCTGACGACATTCAGCCATTTATGGGCGTATCAGTACGCTTTTAA
- a CDS encoding phosphatase domain-containing putative toxin, whose translation MDEQQAQPISENLWWVIPGQLAGVRKPTAEELSTLQSVGIGGIVSVMDDASNLDLYEQANIPHLWLPTKGGTAPSQEQIQHLQTFVDSQNHFGHGVAIHCTSGRRRTGTMLASYLIQAGSSYDDAILTILDANPNVELREAQTAFLQELAGKQTYSQ comes from the coding sequence ATGGACGAACAACAAGCGCAACCAATTTCAGAGAATTTGTGGTGGGTGATTCCAGGTCAACTGGCAGGGGTGCGGAAGCCAACAGCAGAGGAACTCTCTACGCTTCAATCAGTAGGTATTGGGGGGATCGTCTCTGTAATGGACGATGCTTCCAATCTGGATTTGTATGAGCAGGCAAACATTCCTCACCTTTGGTTGCCAACGAAAGGCGGTACTGCACCCAGCCAGGAACAGATTCAGCACTTGCAAACCTTTGTGGATAGCCAGAATCATTTTGGGCACGGGGTTGCAATTCACTGCACAAGTGGCAGACGACGAACCGGAACGATGCTGGCTTCCTACTTGATTCAGGCAGGTTCATCCTATGACGATGCGATACTCACTATTCTGGATGCCAATCCCAACGTTGAATTGAGAGAGGCGCAAACCGCTTTCCTGCAAGAGTTAGCAGGAAAACAAACTTATTCTCAATAG
- the arsC gene encoding arsenate reductase, glutathione/glutaredoxin type, with the protein MKKVMFVCKRNSCRSQMAEGFAKTIGAGKIGVTSSGLESSRVHPTAIQVMSEIGIDITDQTSNPLSEFNAEDYDAVISLCGCGVNLPEAWVLREVFEDWQLDDPDGQPIETFHRVRDEIKGRVKTLVDSLK; encoded by the coding sequence ATGAAAAAAGTAATGTTTGTTTGCAAAAGAAACTCGTGCCGATCGCAAATGGCAGAAGGATTCGCTAAAACCATCGGAGCCGGCAAGATTGGAGTCACCAGTTCCGGCTTAGAATCAAGCAGAGTTCATCCGACAGCAATTCAAGTCATGTCAGAAATCGGCATCGACATCACCGATCAAACATCTAACCCATTAAGCGAATTCAATGCTGAAGACTACGATGCAGTAATTTCTCTCTGTGGCTGCGGCGTGAATTTACCCGAAGCGTGGGTATTGCGAGAAGTGTTTGAAGATTGGCAACTCGACGATCCCGACGGACAACCCATCGAAACTTTTCACCGCGTTCGGGATGAAATTAAAGGACGAGTTAAAACATTAGTTGACTCTCTAAAGTAA
- a CDS encoding DUF2808 domain-containing protein, with protein sequence MKKLIYAATFTVMLASNAPATIAGGAMRNANISHLVHSGAHPNSARFQGATHHFEVHVQGISLSALAIDLPEDVKMRSGIEVTNQSGQKIESQVSVNNRKATVVFAQPVSPDTTISIDLRGIHTPGYSRNWGYALTGKMVGINADIPLGTVLIQTY encoded by the coding sequence ATGAAAAAGTTAATTTACGCTGCTACATTCACCGTCATGCTGGCATCTAATGCCCCCGCTACTATTGCAGGAGGAGCAATGCGAAATGCGAATATTTCTCACCTCGTGCACAGCGGCGCCCATCCCAATAGCGCTCGCTTTCAGGGTGCTACCCATCATTTTGAAGTTCACGTTCAAGGAATATCTCTTTCAGCACTTGCAATTGATTTGCCGGAGGATGTCAAAATGCGTAGCGGAATTGAGGTAACAAATCAATCGGGTCAAAAAATCGAGTCTCAAGTTTCTGTTAATAACCGAAAAGCGACAGTGGTTTTCGCCCAACCTGTTTCTCCTGACACCACCATATCGATCGATCTGCGAGGCATTCACACTCCTGGTTACAGTCGCAATTGGGGGTACGCACTCACTGGTAAAATGGTGGGAATAAACGCAGACATACCACTCGGTACAGTTTTAATTCAAACCTACTAA